A genome region from bacterium Unc6 includes the following:
- a CDS encoding trehalose utilization protein ThuA → MNPNLDKKVRITIWNEFRHERKNEAVKKIYPQGMHTVIAKGLKKQSQFLIPYLRFKIKTATLDEPSHGLTDEVINSTDVLIWWGHIAHNEVKDEIVKKVQNRILEGMGLIVLHSGHYSKIFRVLLGTNCSLKWREAAEKERLWNIQPSHLITEGIGEYIELPNTEMYGERFDIPDPDEIIFISWFEGGEVFRSGITFRRGAGKIFYFRPGHETYPIYYNSQIIKVITNACKWAAPNIFIQDSCPNVSNPLEKISAVSVDFGKTGIIQKM, encoded by the coding sequence ATGAATCCCAATTTGGATAAAAAAGTAAGAATAACCATCTGGAACGAGTTTAGACATGAAAGAAAAAATGAAGCAGTCAAAAAGATTTACCCCCAGGGCATGCATACCGTCATTGCCAAAGGTTTAAAGAAACAAAGCCAGTTTTTGATCCCATATCTACGGTTTAAGATCAAAACTGCCACTCTTGACGAGCCTTCACATGGTTTGACAGATGAAGTGATAAATTCTACAGATGTTCTTATATGGTGGGGACATATTGCACATAATGAGGTAAAAGATGAAATTGTAAAAAAAGTTCAAAATAGAATACTTGAGGGTATGGGGCTGATTGTTCTTCATTCGGGGCATTACTCAAAGATATTCAGGGTTTTACTTGGGACAAACTGCTCTTTGAAATGGCGTGAGGCTGCTGAAAAGGAAAGGCTATGGAACATTCAGCCTTCTCATCTTATTACAGAAGGTATTGGAGAATATATTGAACTTCCAAACACAGAAATGTATGGAGAACGTTTTGATATCCCAGATCCTGATGAAATAATCTTTATCTCTTGGTTTGAGGGTGGAGAAGTTTTTAGAAGTGGTATAACATTTAGGCGAGGGGCCGGAAAAATATTTTACTTCAGGCCTGGTCATGAAACATATCCTATATATTATAATTCACAGATAATCAAGGTTATTACAAATGCATGTAAATGGGCTGCTCCTAATATATTTATTCAGGACTCCTGCCCAAATGTTTCAAATCCTCTTGAAAAAATTTCTGCGGTGAGTGTTGATTTTGGTAAAACTGGGATTATTCAGAAAATGTAA
- a CDS encoding phosphoglycerate kinase: MAKKTVRDIELQGKRILMRVDFNVPLDKSLNITDDTRIRAALNTIRYCIKQGAKTILISHLGRPDGKVVESMRLGPVAKRLEELLGKKVLYVKDCIGDEIRSISLNMSSGDVVLLENVRFYPEEEANDLEFSKKIALLGDIFVNDAFGTAHRAHSSTEGVAHFLSSVAGFLMEKEIKYIGDSLANPRRPFVAVLGGAKVSDKINVIKNILNIVDTCLIGGAMAYTFLRAQGCEVGDSRVEGKITDKKGKEIDILKIAGETLEMAKQKNKEILLPVDHIIADKFDPFANKKTVDTPELCKGWMALDIGPRAREIYSKQIIGAKMVMWNGPMGVFEMKGFEQGTLSIAKACAECTKKGGITIVGGGDSVAAVQQMGFTDSITHISTGGGASLEYMEGKVLPGIAALQEK, from the coding sequence ATGGCAAAGAAAACAGTAAGAGATATTGAACTGCAGGGTAAAAGAATATTGATGCGGGTTGATTTTAATGTGCCACTTGATAAGAGTTTAAATATTACAGATGATACAAGGATAAGGGCTGCACTTAATACAATAAGATATTGTATAAAGCAGGGTGCCAAGACAATTCTGATAAGCCACTTGGGAAGACCAGATGGCAAGGTTGTAGAATCTATGAGGCTGGGTCCTGTTGCAAAAAGGCTTGAGGAACTTTTAGGCAAAAAGGTGTTATATGTTAAAGATTGTATAGGAGATGAGATTAGAAGTATATCTTTGAATATGTCATCAGGCGATGTGGTTCTTCTTGAAAATGTAAGATTTTATCCGGAAGAAGAGGCAAATGACCTTGAATTTTCAAAAAAGATTGCCTTACTGGGCGATATATTCGTAAATGATGCATTTGGAACAGCCCACAGGGCACATTCATCTACAGAAGGTGTGGCACACTTTCTTTCTTCTGTTGCCGGTTTTTTGATGGAGAAGGAAATAAAATATATTGGTGATTCGCTTGCAAATCCCAGAAGGCCCTTTGTTGCTGTTTTAGGAGGTGCAAAGGTATCAGACAAGATAAATGTTATAAAAAATATTCTTAATATTGTAGATACCTGTCTTATCGGTGGTGCAATGGCTTATACATTTTTAAGAGCACAGGGCTGTGAGGTTGGAGATTCCAGGGTAGAAGGAAAAATAACGGATAAAAAAGGCAAAGAAATAGATATTCTGAAGATCGCAGGTGAGACACTGGAGATGGCAAAACAAAAAAACAAGGAAATACTTTTGCCTGTTGACCATATCATTGCAGATAAGTTTGATCCATTTGCAAACAAAAAGACCGTTGATACACCTGAACTTTGCAAGGGATGGATGGCACTGGACATAGGTCCGAGAGCAAGGGAAATTTATTCAAAACAAATAATAGGTGCAAAGATGGTTATGTGGAACGGTCCTATGGGTGTATTTGAGATGAAGGGGTTTGAACAGGGAACACTTTCTATTGCCAAAGCCTGTGCGGAATGTACCAAAAAGGGCGGTATTACAATAGTAGGTGGCGGAGACAGTGTTGCAGCTGTTCAGCAGATGGGCTTTACAGATAGCATCACACACATCTCCACAGGTGGAGGTGCATCACTTGAATATATGGAGGGCAAGGTTTTGCCCGGGATTGCAGCATTACAGGAGAAATAG
- a CDS encoding nicotinate-nucleotide diphosphorylase (carboxylating), producing the protein MGEDTFKKIVQIALEEDGVDEDITSFSLIPKNISVSANIIAKQALVLSGIDCIKTIFENVKNRVKIKNFFKEADLVKSGSTVANISGDARTIVSCERTVLNILGRLCGIATMTKKYVDAVKSSRKTSSVLIVDTRKTHPGLRFEEKMAVKAGGGVNHRLGLYDMVLIKDNHLAFLKLYKDLKNDKQAIKIALNYTKNTGLPVQVEVKNKEELEVAIKEGAGLILLDNMRPYLVKSMVDWTECICSKLKIKKPIIEYSGGVNLKNVRKYASCGIDRISIGALTHSSASADLSMEIIGVG; encoded by the coding sequence ATGGGGGAAGATACTTTTAAAAAAATTGTTCAAATTGCATTAGAAGAAGATGGCGTGGATGAGGATATTACATCTTTTTCTCTGATACCTAAAAATATCAGTGTCAGTGCTAATATAATTGCAAAACAGGCTCTTGTTTTAAGCGGGATTGATTGTATAAAAACTATTTTTGAAAATGTTAAAAACAGAGTAAAGATTAAAAATTTTTTTAAAGAAGCAGATCTTGTCAAATCCGGTTCAACTGTTGCTAACATATCCGGCGATGCAAGAACAATTGTTTCTTGTGAAAGAACGGTTCTTAATATATTAGGGCGTCTGTGCGGGATAGCAACAATGACAAAAAAATATGTTGATGCTGTAAAGAGCAGCCGAAAGACATCCTCTGTTTTAATTGTTGATACAAGAAAGACGCATCCAGGGCTTCGTTTTGAAGAAAAAATGGCTGTAAAAGCAGGCGGAGGTGTCAATCACAGGTTAGGACTCTATGATATGGTTCTTATCAAGGATAATCATCTGGCATTCTTAAAATTATATAAAGATTTAAAAAACGACAAACAGGCTATAAAAATTGCGTTAAATTATACAAAAAATACAGGGCTTCCTGTTCAGGTAGAGGTTAAAAATAAGGAAGAATTGGAGGTTGCAATAAAAGAAGGTGCAGGGCTCATACTTCTTGATAATATGAGGCCTTATCTTGTAAAGTCTATGGTGGATTGGACAGAATGTATCTGTTCAAAACTTAAAATAAAAAAGCCTATCATTGAATATTCGGGAGGAGTGAATTTAAAAAATGTAAGAAAGTATGCATCCTGCGGAATAGACCGTATATCAATAGGAGCACTTACACATTCTTCTGCATCTGCAGATTTAAGTATGGAGATTATTGGTGTTGGATAG
- a CDS encoding deoxyuridine 5'-triphosphate nucleotidohydrolase, whose protein sequence is MREVILRIKRKRGCEDIPVPKYMSEGASGFDLCADVEQKICIKPGEIKLISVGFYVSIPYGYEAQVRPRSGLVIKHGVTVANAPGTIDSDYRGLVNVILVNHGKEPYIVKRGQRIAQMIIQEVIQAQIQETDMLDITQRNEGGFGHTGT, encoded by the coding sequence ATGAGGGAAGTTATTTTAAGAATAAAAAGAAAACGGGGGTGTGAAGATATCCCTGTTCCTAAATATATGTCAGAAGGCGCAAGTGGATTTGATCTCTGTGCGGATGTAGAACAGAAAATTTGTATAAAACCGGGTGAGATAAAACTTATTTCGGTGGGATTTTATGTAAGTATTCCATATGGATATGAAGCACAGGTAAGACCCAGAAGCGGGCTTGTTATAAAACATGGGGTTACAGTAGCAAATGCACCGGGCACAATAGACAGCGATTACAGGGGACTTGTAAATGTAATACTTGTCAATCATGGAAAAGAGCCCTACATAGTAAAAAGAGGGCAGAGGATTGCCCAGATGATAATACAGGAAGTTATCCAGGCACAAATTCAGGAAACAGACATGCTTGATATTACGCAAAGAAATGAAGGTGGTTTTGGACATACGGGAACATAA
- a CDS encoding 30S ribosomal protein S15: protein MVAVDLLKDTKESVINEFHLHPKDTGSAYVQIAILSQRIEKLMEHFKTHKKDHSSRRGLLQLISSRRKLLDYLSKNDAPKYKEVLEKLNLRK, encoded by the coding sequence ATGGTTGCAGTAGATTTACTAAAAGATACAAAAGAAAGTGTGATAAATGAGTTTCATCTACATCCAAAAGATACAGGTTCTGCTTATGTCCAGATAGCAATTCTTTCGCAAAGAATAGAAAAACTTATGGAGCATTTTAAAACACATAAAAAGGACCACAGTTCAAGAAGGGGACTTTTACAACTTATAAGCAGCAGAAGAAAGCTGCTTGACTATTTAAGTAAAAATGATGCACCGAAATACAAAGAAGTGCTTGAGAAATTGAATTTACGCAAATAG
- a CDS encoding UDP-N-acetylmuramoyl-L-alanine--D-glutamate ligase — MRGILVELKNKKIAVIGFGLTGKAVVDFLLNKKANLTVFDEKTDKEFKDLGFLKKKGVRFNFGPFDFDGIAQTQLIVMSPGVSAFRFPEFKKLKTLGKEVISEIELAFRFLKGKLICITGTNGKSTTATLVHHLFKTAGRKSYLLGNIGIPFISRVESIMADEYAVVEVSCFQLEYVKTFKPNYIILTNITADHLDRYPSMESYIETRKNIFKNITCQNKVILNLDDSLTQRHFNRSVKGEIYWFSRRSEVSKGAFLRGNNFIFRDHNRELSFCTFSDFQLPGFHNVENALAASLPPLLEGLNTDLIKKGLRTFRGLNHRMEFVTHFDGVDFINDSKATNVDAVLKAVSSLNSAPGQISLIIGGRDKGGDFSLLKPALANTPIDASKIKLVVLIGEATSKICTHLNGVIRMKKARSMEEAVRLSFKEAKPKGVVLLSPGCASFDMFDSFEHRGEIFKEEVMRLKEQG, encoded by the coding sequence ATACGGGGGATTCTTGTGGAATTAAAAAATAAAAAAATAGCAGTGATTGGATTTGGATTAACCGGAAAAGCAGTAGTTGATTTTCTTCTGAATAAAAAAGCTAATCTTACCGTATTTGACGAAAAGACAGACAAAGAATTTAAAGACTTGGGATTTTTGAAAAAAAAGGGGGTAAGATTTAATTTCGGTCCGTTTGATTTTGATGGGATAGCTCAAACACAGCTTATCGTAATGAGTCCGGGGGTGAGTGCCTTTAGATTTCCTGAATTCAAAAAACTCAAAACACTTGGCAAAGAAGTTATCTCCGAGATTGAGTTAGCATTTAGATTTTTAAAGGGAAAACTAATCTGTATAACCGGAACAAATGGGAAATCTACTACTGCAACCTTGGTGCATCATCTTTTTAAAACTGCAGGAAGAAAAAGTTATCTTTTGGGGAATATCGGCATCCCTTTTATCAGCAGAGTTGAGAGTATAATGGCTGATGAATATGCAGTTGTAGAGGTATCTTGCTTCCAATTAGAGTATGTAAAAACATTTAAACCCAACTATATTATTTTAACCAATATAACTGCAGATCATCTCGACCGATATCCTTCTATGGAATCTTACATAGAAACCAGAAAAAATATTTTTAAAAATATTACCTGTCAGAATAAAGTTATTTTAAACCTTGATGATTCATTGACCCAAAGGCATTTTAACAGGTCAGTCAAAGGAGAAATTTATTGGTTCTCCCGAAGGTCAGAAGTTTCAAAAGGCGCTTTTTTAAGAGGGAATAATTTCATATTTCGGGATCACAACAGGGAGCTCTCTTTTTGTACTTTTTCAGATTTTCAGCTTCCTGGTTTTCATAATGTAGAAAATGCCTTAGCTGCGTCTCTGCCTCCTCTATTAGAGGGACTAAATACAGATCTTATCAAGAAGGGGCTGAGAACATTCAGGGGTTTAAACCACCGAATGGAATTTGTAACCCATTTTGACGGGGTAGATTTCATCAATGACTCTAAGGCTACCAATGTAGATGCTGTTTTGAAGGCGGTCTCAAGTCTTAATTCTGCCCCGGGTCAAATATCGCTCATAATAGGAGGAAGAGATAAGGGAGGAGATTTTTCGTTATTAAAGCCTGCCTTAGCCAATACCCCTATTGATGCAAGTAAAATTAAACTCGTGGTTTTAATAGGTGAGGCTACTTCTAAAATTTGCACCCATCTAAATGGAGTAATCCGCATGAAGAAAGCCCGCAGCATGGAAGAAGCAGTCAGACTCTCTTTTAAGGAGGCAAAACCTAAAGGCGTGGTTTTGCTATCTCCAGGATGTGCCAGTTTTGATATGTTTGATAGCTTTGAGCATCGGGGGGAGATTTTTAAAGAAGAAGTAATGAGGCTGAAGGAACAAGGGTGA
- a CDS encoding polyribonucleotide nucleotidyltransferase — protein sequence MATEKTYIAVGKKQITIETGRFAKQAHAAVSVQCGETVVLVTVVMSKEPNEDIDHFPLTVEFQEKTYAAGRIPGGFFKRESRPTSSEILGGRLTDRAIRPLFPKGVLNEVQVVSIVLSSDGENDPDVLSIIGASTALSISSIPFNGPVGAVRVGRIDDEFIINPVYRELEKSDIDVVVAGTKSGIIMLEAGGNQVSEDILEQAILFGQSEVLKIIKVQEEFVKRVGVSKSDVPTKKTSDELLTRVKQIAQEKLSAVNNIPTKEEREQTVDAICKNVIAKLTGEGATYSKTDVHLALIEIEKESVRQFIIKNKKRVDGRSYTDIRQISCEIGILPRTHGSALFTRGQTQSLSVTTLGTGEDEQLIERLEGETSERFILHYNFPPFSVGEVRPIRGPGRREIGHGALAEKALRPVMPGKEKFPYTVRVVSEILESNGSSSMATVCAGTLSLMDAGVPIAEPVAGVAMGLIKQKNDAIVLTDISGLEDHFGDMDFKLTGTKNGATALQMDLKIDAIDKEILHNVIIQAKQARKIVLDVMNKTILKPKEQISVYAPHITTFKIKLEKIGTVIGPSGKTIRKIIADTGVSIDIQDDGTVNVASSDAAASEKAINRIKSIIEEPQVGRVYTGKVKRVTNFGAFCEILPNIEGLVHVSELSDSYVKNAEDIVKVGDEITVKLIEIDKQGRLNLSKKAVLIEERKK from the coding sequence TTGGCAACAGAAAAAACATATATTGCTGTTGGTAAAAAGCAGATAACCATAGAAACAGGTCGTTTTGCAAAACAGGCTCATGCTGCTGTAAGTGTTCAGTGCGGAGAGACAGTTGTCCTTGTAACTGTTGTTATGTCAAAAGAACCTAATGAAGATATAGACCATTTCCCTTTGACTGTTGAGTTTCAGGAAAAGACATATGCCGCCGGAAGAATACCGGGTGGGTTTTTTAAAAGAGAAAGCAGACCCACCTCTTCGGAAATCTTGGGCGGACGCCTTACAGACAGGGCTATCAGACCGCTTTTTCCAAAAGGTGTATTAAACGAGGTTCAGGTTGTAAGCATTGTTTTATCAAGCGATGGTGAAAATGATCCGGATGTTCTTTCCATCATCGGCGCTTCAACGGCATTATCCATTTCATCTATTCCCTTTAATGGTCCTGTCGGTGCCGTAAGAGTTGGAAGGATTGATGATGAATTTATTATAAATCCTGTATATCGGGAACTTGAAAAAAGCGATATAGATGTTGTTGTTGCAGGAACCAAGAGCGGGATTATAATGTTGGAAGCAGGCGGTAATCAGGTTTCTGAAGATATACTTGAACAGGCTATCTTATTTGGACAGTCTGAGGTTTTAAAAATCATAAAAGTGCAGGAAGAGTTTGTAAAAAGAGTTGGTGTTTCTAAGTCAGATGTTCCTACGAAAAAGACCTCAGATGAACTTTTAACAAGGGTAAAACAGATTGCACAGGAAAAATTATCAGCGGTAAATAATATCCCGACCAAGGAAGAAAGAGAACAGACAGTAGATGCAATCTGCAAAAATGTTATTGCAAAACTTACAGGTGAGGGCGCAACATATTCAAAAACAGATGTACATCTTGCACTTATTGAGATTGAAAAAGAAAGTGTCCGACAGTTTATAATTAAGAATAAAAAGCGTGTAGATGGACGCTCTTATACTGATATAAGACAAATAAGTTGTGAAATTGGAATACTTCCCCGAACACATGGCTCTGCGCTTTTTACAAGGGGTCAGACACAGAGTCTTTCTGTAACAACACTTGGAACAGGTGAAGATGAACAGCTCATAGAAAGATTGGAAGGTGAGACATCAGAAAGATTTATCCTGCATTATAACTTTCCTCCGTTCAGTGTGGGCGAGGTGCGTCCTATAAGAGGTCCGGGCAGAAGAGAGATAGGTCATGGGGCACTTGCAGAAAAGGCGCTAAGACCTGTCATGCCGGGGAAAGAAAAATTTCCCTATACAGTTCGTGTGGTATCGGAAATTCTTGAGTCTAACGGTTCTTCAAGCATGGCAACAGTATGTGCAGGGACACTTTCACTTATGGATGCAGGGGTTCCTATAGCTGAACCTGTGGCGGGTGTTGCTATGGGATTGATAAAACAGAAAAACGATGCCATTGTTCTTACAGATATATCAGGACTTGAAGACCATTTTGGTGATATGGATTTTAAGTTAACGGGTACAAAAAATGGCGCAACTGCTTTACAGATGGACCTAAAAATTGATGCTATAGATAAAGAAATATTACATAATGTAATTATTCAGGCAAAGCAGGCAAGAAAGATAGTGCTTGATGTAATGAATAAGACAATACTTAAGCCCAAAGAACAAATATCAGTATATGCTCCACATATAACCACATTTAAGATAAAACTTGAAAAGATAGGTACAGTAATCGGCCCTTCGGGTAAAACAATCAGGAAGATTATTGCAGACACAGGTGTTTCAATTGATATACAGGATGATGGAACTGTTAATGTAGCATCTTCAGATGCAGCGGCCTCTGAAAAAGCAATAAATCGGATAAAATCCATCATAGAAGAGCCGCAGGTTGGAAGAGTTTATACGGGGAAGGTAAAAAGGGTTACAAATTTTGGTGCTTTTTGTGAGATACTTCCCAATATTGAGGGACTTGTTCATGTATCGGAACTTTCTGATAGTTATGTTAAGAATGCGGAAGACATCGTCAAGGTAGGGGATGAAATAACCGTAAAGTTAATTGAGATAGATAAACAGGGGCGTCTGAATTTAAGTAAGAAAGCGGTGCTAATTGAAGAAAGAAAAAAATGA
- a CDS encoding tRNA guanosine(34) transglycosylase Tgt — protein MLDSSFKIDGKDNSARLGILYTKSGPVQTPAFMPVGTQAAVKTLTPDEVQQSGFKMLLCNAYHLYLRPGVDIIKKSGGLHNFMNWDGSILTDSGGFQVFSLATLRKVFDDGVEFQSHIDGSKHYLTAEKVLGIQTDLNTDVIMPLDECVAFPSSEEHAKRAVKRTVKWAKLSFNSFNQNVKNSDKKSLLFCIIQGSTYQNLRIECCNELTQIPFSGYAIGGISVGEPTSLIREIVSLTVEKLPLNKPRCLMGVGAPLDILDSISKGIDLFDCIMPTRCGRNGAAFVTQGRLFVKNAIYSSDDEPVQQGCPCPCCKNFSRSYIRHLFNASEALGPRLLTIHNLWFYSALLRTARNRIKEQRFLDFKKKFEDIYDNKEDVDITKILDF, from the coding sequence GTGTTGGATAGTTCTTTTAAAATTGATGGAAAAGATAACAGCGCAAGGCTCGGGATTTTATATACAAAGTCAGGACCTGTCCAGACCCCTGCGTTTATGCCCGTAGGCACACAGGCTGCGGTTAAGACACTTACCCCTGATGAGGTCCAACAGTCCGGATTTAAGATGCTTCTGTGTAATGCATACCATCTTTATTTAAGACCCGGGGTAGATATTATAAAAAAATCAGGGGGGCTTCACAATTTTATGAACTGGGATGGTTCTATACTTACAGATTCGGGAGGATTTCAGGTTTTCAGTCTTGCAACATTAAGAAAAGTGTTTGATGATGGCGTTGAATTTCAGTCTCATATAGATGGTTCAAAGCATTATCTGACTGCTGAAAAAGTTCTTGGCATTCAAACAGACCTTAATACGGATGTTATAATGCCCCTTGATGAGTGTGTTGCTTTTCCAAGTTCAGAAGAACACGCAAAAAGAGCTGTTAAAAGAACTGTGAAATGGGCAAAATTAAGCTTTAACAGTTTTAATCAGAATGTCAAAAATAGTGATAAAAAATCTCTTCTTTTCTGCATAATACAGGGCAGTACCTATCAAAATTTAAGAATAGAATGTTGTAACGAACTTACTCAAATACCATTTTCAGGTTATGCAATTGGCGGAATAAGTGTAGGAGAACCCACAAGCCTTATAAGAGAAATTGTTTCTTTAACAGTAGAAAAACTTCCTCTCAACAAACCAAGGTGTCTTATGGGGGTTGGAGCCCCTCTTGATATTTTAGATTCCATATCAAAAGGGATTGACCTTTTTGATTGTATAATGCCTACAAGATGCGGAAGAAACGGTGCTGCGTTTGTAACGCAGGGCAGATTGTTTGTAAAAAATGCAATATATTCTTCTGACGATGAACCTGTCCAGCAAGGGTGCCCCTGTCCGTGTTGTAAAAATTTTAGCCGTTCTTATATCAGACACCTTTTTAATGCAAGTGAAGCGTTAGGTCCCCGACTTCTTACAATACACAACCTCTGGTTTTATTCTGCACTATTAAGAACAGCAAGGAACAGAATAAAAGAACAAAGATTTTTGGATTTTAAAAAAAAGTTTGAAGATATATATGATAACAAAGAAGATGTGGATATAACGAAGATACTTGATTTTTAA
- a CDS encoding cold-shock protein codes for MATGTVKWFDKRKGYGFITLDEGTDVFVHFSAIGGGDGFKTLVEGQKVTLDVVDGPKGKQANNVVGA; via the coding sequence GTGGCAACAGGAACAGTGAAGTGGTTTGACAAACGCAAGGGTTATGGGTTTATAACCTTGGACGAAGGAACAGATGTATTCGTCCATTTTTCTGCCATCGGCGGTGGTGATGGGTTTAAAACACTCGTAGAAGGACAGAAAGTAACACTTGATGTTGTGGACGGACCAAAAGGTAAACAGGCAAATAATGTTGTAGGAGCATAG
- a CDS encoding triose-phosphate isomerase translates to MYENCKEAKSLAQAILDGCKDIKNVDITICPAFTSLYVVREIIKDTNIELGAQDMFWEKEGAYTGEISASMLKSIGCRFVIIGHSERRQYFNETNENVNKKIKSALSEGLTPIVCIGERLDERDKGQAFGVVADQIAEVLAGLNNNDVLKIVIAYEPVWAIGTGKTATPQIAQEIHSYIRKIIATATSQGLANSIRILYGGSVRPDNIKGLLMEQDIDGALVGGASLNIESFISIIKECEQ, encoded by the coding sequence ATGTATGAAAATTGTAAAGAGGCAAAGTCTCTTGCACAGGCAATTTTGGATGGATGTAAGGATATTAAAAATGTTGATATTACAATATGTCCCGCCTTCACCTCATTATATGTCGTAAGAGAAATTATTAAAGATACGAACATTGAACTTGGCGCACAGGATATGTTCTGGGAAAAAGAAGGCGCATATACAGGGGAAATATCTGCCAGTATGCTTAAAAGTATAGGTTGCAGGTTTGTAATAATAGGGCATTCCGAAAGAAGACAGTATTTTAATGAAACCAATGAAAATGTAAATAAGAAGATAAAATCTGCACTTTCCGAAGGACTTACCCCTATTGTGTGTATTGGCGAAAGACTTGATGAAAGAGATAAGGGACAGGCGTTTGGAGTTGTTGCGGACCAGATTGCAGAAGTGTTGGCGGGACTTAATAACAATGATGTATTAAAAATAGTTATTGCATATGAACCTGTATGGGCAATAGGAACAGGAAAAACTGCCACACCCCAGATAGCACAGGAGATACATTCTTATATAAGAAAAATTATAGCAACAGCAACATCGCAAGGTCTAGCGAACAGCATAAGAATACTGTATGGAGGAAGCGTAAGACCGGATAATATAAAAGGGCTTTTAATGGAACAGGATATTGATGGTGCATTGGTTGGCGGTGCAAGTCTTAACATAGAATCATTTATATCAATAATAAAAGAGTGCGAACAGTAA
- a CDS encoding type I glyceraldehyde-3-phosphate dehydrogenase, producing the protein MAIKVGVNGFGRIGRLAVKAALKREDIEIVAVNDLTDSKTLAHLFKYDSTFGIYPGDVRAKEDAIIIDGKGIKVVAEKDPAKLPWKDLEVEYVIESTGRFTDAKTDHDKGKPGADAHIKAGAKKVIISAPAKNEDGTFVMGVNETKYDSSKHNIISNASCTTNCLAPVAKVLMDNFGISKGLMTTIHSYTNDQNILDFPHKDLRRARAGALSMIPTSTGAAKAIGLVIPELKGRLDGFAIRVPTPNVSVVDLTVNVLKIATAESVNDAFRKAASGSMGKYLAVSDVPLVSKDFNGCEKSAVVDAEYTKVIQDMVKVIAWYDNEWGYSLRIIDLLEYIASK; encoded by the coding sequence ATGGCTATAAAAGTAGGAGTAAATGGTTTTGGAAGGATTGGTCGTCTTGCAGTGAAGGCGGCTCTTAAAAGGGAAGACATTGAGATTGTTGCTGTAAATGACCTTACAGATTCAAAAACACTGGCACACCTTTTTAAGTATGATTCAACCTTTGGAATATATCCAGGCGATGTTCGTGCAAAAGAAGATGCAATTATTATAGATGGAAAAGGAATAAAGGTTGTTGCTGAAAAAGACCCTGCAAAACTTCCCTGGAAAGATTTAGAGGTTGAATATGTAATAGAATCAACGGGTAGATTTACGGATGCAAAAACTGACCATGATAAGGGTAAGCCGGGTGCTGATGCACATATAAAAGCAGGTGCAAAAAAGGTTATAATCAGTGCTCCTGCAAAAAATGAAGACGGAACATTTGTAATGGGTGTGAATGAAACAAAATATGACTCTTCAAAACACAATATCATATCAAACGCATCCTGTACCACAAACTGCCTTGCACCTGTTGCAAAGGTTTTGATGGATAACTTTGGCATAAGCAAAGGGCTTATGACAACAATCCATTCATACACAAATGACCAGAATATACTTGATTTTCCGCACAAGGATTTAAGAAGAGCAAGAGCAGGTGCGCTCTCTATGATACCGACATCCACAGGCGCTGCAAAGGCAATAGGTCTTGTAATACCCGAACTTAAAGGTAGGCTGGACGGTTTTGCTATCCGTGTTCCTACGCCCAATGTATCGGTTGTTGATTTAACCGTAAATGTTCTTAAAATCGCAACAGCTGAATCTGTAAATGATGCATTCAGAAAAGCAGCATCAGGCTCTATGGGTAAGTATCTTGCGGTATCGGATGTTCCACTGGTAAGCAAGGACTTCAACGGTTGTGAAAAATCTGCAGTAGTAGATGCAGAATACACAAAGGTTATACAGGATATGGTAAAGGTTATTGCATGGTATGATAATGAATGGGGATATTCACTCAGAATTATTGACCTACTGGAATATATAGCAAGTAAATAA